The genomic region TTGATATCCATAAAAAATAGAATCTCCAAAAAAACCTGAACTTAAATCCTTATTTACCATTTTAAATCTCTTTTAAACAAAATTATCTTGAACCCATTAAGATTGAATTTTTATTGTAGTTTTTCAGCCTGATATTAAAAACTGATAGCTTAAATATATTTTGCCGATAAAAAACCGGCAAAATATAGATAAATCTTATTTTTTACATTTATCAATTGCAGCTTTAAATCCCTTGATGGAATTTTCAATAACAGAATCTGAAACACAAAATGACAACCTGAAATGTCCTGGTACTCCAAATCCTGAACCCGGAACTGCCAGCACTTTTTCTTCCTGAAGAATTTTAACGAACTCAACATCGTCTGCTATGGGAGATTTTGGGAAAAGGAAAAAAGCTCCTTTGGGCTCAACAAAATCATAACCAGCTTCCCTTAACCCATCACATAAAATCTGTTTTTTTCTTTCATAGGCTTCAATATCTACCTTGGCACCCTGAATTTTTGCAACAACTCTTTGCATAAGTCCGGGAGCATTTACAAAACCAAGAATTCTATTGCATAATGCCATTCCATTAAACAGCTTCTCTTTGTCATCTGCTGTTGGTGAAATTGCAATATAACCTATTCTTTCCCCTGCCAAAGACAGCTCTTTAGAGTATGAACTTGCTACTATTGAATTTTTATATGCTCTTAAAACACCTGGAACCACAATATTATCAAAAGCAATTCTTCTATAGGGCTCATCAGAAATAAGATAAATTACTTTTCCAAACTCTTTACTTTTGGCTTCAAGAATCTCACCAAGTTTATCTAGTTCTTCTTTTGAGTAAATTACACCTGAAGGGTTGTTGGGTGAGTTTATCAAAAGGGCTCTGGTATCTTTTTTAATAGCTTTTTCTATTTCATTGAAATCAAGACCAAAGCTTTTGGTTGAAGGAACAGTAACAAGCTCTCCCCCGTGGTTATCTAGGTAAAAATCATATTCAACAAAATAAGGCTTTGAAACCACAACCTTTTCACCTGGATTTAAAATGGTTTTTAAAGTTACATTCAAAGCTCCTGCAGCACCGCAGGTCATTAGAATTTCATTTTCTGTTAAAGAAACTTCTTGATCAACAGAAGCAGATTTTGCAATTTCTGCTCTTACCTGGGGATAACCCGGATTTGGCATATATCCGTGAATTCCTTCGGTTTCTACAGCAGCTTCAACCATAAGAGCTTCCTGAAATTCTTTTGGAGGAGGAAGATTCGGGTTTCCAAGGCTTAGGTCAAATACCTTATCAGCTCCGTATTTTGCCTTCATTCTTGCACCTTCTTCAAACATTTTTCTTATCCAGGATGATTTCCCCATAAAAGACTCAATTTTTTCAGCTACAGCCATATTTCCTCCTTTAATTAATCATTTAATCCATCTATTCCCTTACTTCTTTCATCAAAAAATTGCTTTTTAAAACTTTTATATTCAGAATTTGAAACAGCATTCCTTATATTTTTCATAAGATCAAGATAATAATGAAGGTTGTGAATTGTGTTCAGTCTGTATGCCAAAAGCTCTTTTGACTTGTAAAGATGTCTTAAATATGACCTTGAATAATTTTGACAGGTTTGGCAGCTGCATTTGGGATCAATTGGCAAAGTATCTGACTTATATCTTGAATTGGAAATATTTAAATCCCCGCACCTTGTAAAAAGCTTTCCATTTCTGGCATTTCTTGTTGGCATCACACAATCAAACATATCTGCACCAAAACCT from Desulforegulaceae bacterium harbors:
- a CDS encoding pyridoxal phosphate-dependent aminotransferase, with the translated sequence MAVAEKIESFMGKSSWIRKMFEEGARMKAKYGADKVFDLSLGNPNLPPPKEFQEALMVEAAVETEGIHGYMPNPGYPQVRAEIAKSASVDQEVSLTENEILMTCGAAGALNVTLKTILNPGEKVVVSKPYFVEYDFYLDNHGGELVTVPSTKSFGLDFNEIEKAIKKDTRALLINSPNNPSGVIYSKEELDKLGEILEAKSKEFGKVIYLISDEPYRRIAFDNIVVPGVLRAYKNSIVASSYSKELSLAGERIGYIAISPTADDKEKLFNGMALCNRILGFVNAPGLMQRVVAKIQGAKVDIEAYERKKQILCDGLREAGYDFVEPKGAFFLFPKSPIADDVEFVKILQEEKVLAVPGSGFGVPGHFRLSFCVSDSVIENSIKGFKAAIDKCKK